In [Leptolyngbya] sp. PCC 7376, a genomic segment contains:
- a CDS encoding sensor histidine kinase KdpD, translated as MNANFELNQIEISKTISSVLQDALGDDGNQSPMSAPQRRRQWRGAIAALELLLHEQNPQAQDAGMVLSSPSPMFCDRQISDFYQQVVFAPKSIQEVAIKTLMLTGIVDDCPSKSNHNFLEFPLFSNDPLYKERFCIVLTPKFSFVMVASEEGGFQFSFDPEVLSELWQMLRWRMALSQPFQFQTIQQLWQQFLPVAPDYKLVSRFSQVMLRSLPDINVVPTAAPKTHSTKEKSTVARDIQPELELLQALTHEIRTPLTTIRTMTKLLLKKKKQLTSDIVKRIETIEQECNEQIRRMELIFRAAELEAPSHCREVQLIPISLEQIFHHGIPFWEKQAQRRNVELKVLLPKTLPQVVSDPAMLDQVLSGLIETFTRRLPSGSEVEINVSTAGSQLKLEVQSQGIGQKCLEKAIGQMLIFQPETGSLSLNVNVTKNLFQALGGKLRIRQKPSGEDVFTIFLPLGNNVPLTI; from the coding sequence ATGAATGCAAATTTCGAACTAAATCAAATAGAAATCAGCAAAACGATTAGTTCTGTATTGCAGGATGCGCTGGGTGATGATGGAAATCAATCTCCGATGTCTGCACCGCAACGTCGTCGACAATGGCGGGGGGCGATCGCCGCGCTAGAGTTGTTATTGCATGAGCAAAACCCCCAAGCTCAGGATGCAGGGATGGTTCTTTCAAGCCCTAGTCCAATGTTCTGCGATCGCCAAATTTCAGATTTTTATCAGCAGGTTGTCTTTGCGCCGAAAAGCATCCAAGAAGTTGCCATTAAGACGCTGATGCTGACAGGCATTGTGGATGATTGCCCCAGTAAATCCAACCATAATTTTTTAGAATTTCCACTTTTTTCCAACGATCCGCTCTACAAAGAACGGTTTTGTATTGTCTTGACCCCAAAGTTTAGCTTTGTGATGGTTGCGTCGGAGGAAGGTGGATTCCAATTCTCTTTTGATCCAGAGGTACTCAGCGAACTCTGGCAAATGTTGCGATGGCGGATGGCTCTCTCTCAGCCATTTCAATTTCAGACCATTCAGCAATTGTGGCAGCAATTTCTCCCTGTTGCACCAGATTATAAGCTTGTGTCGCGTTTCTCTCAGGTGATGTTGCGATCGCTGCCGGATATTAATGTCGTTCCCACAGCCGCTCCAAAAACGCACTCTACCAAAGAAAAATCCACGGTTGCCCGAGATATTCAGCCAGAGCTAGAACTCTTGCAGGCATTGACTCACGAAATTCGAACGCCACTCACTACGATTCGGACGATGACAAAGCTGTTGCTTAAGAAGAAAAAACAGCTCACTTCAGACATTGTGAAACGCATCGAAACAATTGAGCAGGAATGTAACGAGCAAATTCGGCGGATGGAATTAATCTTTCGTGCAGCAGAGCTTGAAGCACCTTCCCATTGCCGTGAAGTACAGCTCATTCCGATTTCTCTCGAACAAATTTTTCACCATGGGATTCCTTTTTGGGAAAAGCAAGCTCAGCGGCGAAATGTCGAACTAAAAGTACTTTTACCGAAAACTTTGCCCCAAGTCGTGAGTGATCCAGCGATGCTCGATCAAGTGCTTTCCGGTCTCATTGAAACCTTTACTCGTCGTTTGCCTTCGGGCTCTGAAGTTGAGATCAATGTTTCAACGGCAGGTAGTCAGTTGAAATTAGAGGTGCAATCCCAGGGAATTGGTCAAAAATGTCTCGAAAAGGCAATTGGCCAGATGCTTATTTTCCAACCGGAAACGGGCAGTTTGAGCCTCAATGTGAATGTGACTAAAAATCTGTTTCAGGCCCTCGGAGGGAAGCTTCGCATTCGCCAAAAGCCTTCTGGAGAAGATGTTTTCACAATCTTTTTACCCCTTGGGAATAACGTACCACTCACGATTTAA
- a CDS encoding TIGR03792 family protein, whose amino-acid sequence MTKFKSLLQKLNQILLTSICCVAFLGLFLSFKTVPAAASQDEIIVEWLQFSVPEDEQALFITKEIEIWDPVNRRSPDYIGKELWQNDKQPDQLTMINYWHGKNHRQNITPAMVEKAEKDFDIAVGKTYKILESKTFKQLFTDSSLLDKK is encoded by the coding sequence ATGACTAAATTCAAGTCTTTACTACAAAAACTCAATCAAATTCTTCTCACCAGCATTTGCTGTGTGGCATTTTTAGGTCTGTTTCTCAGCTTTAAGACTGTTCCTGCGGCGGCTTCCCAAGATGAAATCATTGTTGAATGGTTGCAATTTTCAGTGCCCGAGGATGAGCAAGCGCTCTTCATCACCAAAGAGATTGAAATTTGGGATCCAGTTAATCGGCGATCGCCCGACTATATCGGCAAAGAGCTTTGGCAAAACGACAAACAGCCTGATCAACTGACCATGATTAACTATTGGCATGGCAAAAATCATCGCCAAAATATCACGCCAGCAATGGTCGAAAAAGCTGAAAAAGATTTTGATATCGCGGTGGGTAAAACCTACAAAATCTTAGAATCAAAAACCTTTAAACAGCTTTTCACTGACAGTTCTCTACTCGATAAAAAGTAG
- a CDS encoding IS982 family transposase → MSSLEALFCHVDDFCQVFEPLWHQALLSSGKKYRRRQRSFSLSEVMTILIAFHQSHYRNFKHFYLIKVKCDWQQEFPLAVSYQRFVTWIPSSLIPLCTYLRRCFGQCTGISFIDATSIKVCHNRRISQHRVFEGCAARGKTSVGWFFGFKLHLVINERGELLNVQVTPGNTDDRQPIVELWQDLWGKVFADKGYVSQSLAQHLQEEHEVTLMAKPRRNMKHHLMVYQDKLFARKRALIETVIDQLKNISQIEHSRHRSPTNFCVNLLCGLIAYCHQPKKPSLQLD, encoded by the coding sequence ATGTCCAGTCTAGAGGCTCTGTTTTGCCATGTTGATGATTTCTGCCAAGTCTTTGAACCCTTATGGCATCAAGCGTTACTCAGCTCTGGCAAAAAATACCGTCGCCGTCAGAGAAGCTTCAGTCTGAGTGAGGTGATGACTATTCTCATTGCTTTCCATCAATCTCACTATCGAAATTTCAAGCATTTCTATCTCATCAAGGTGAAATGCGATTGGCAACAAGAGTTTCCTCTAGCTGTGAGCTATCAACGCTTTGTGACATGGATACCTTCGAGCTTGATTCCTCTCTGTACATATCTGCGACGATGCTTCGGACAATGCACTGGTATTAGCTTCATTGATGCCACCAGCATCAAGGTTTGCCATAATCGCCGTATCTCTCAACATCGTGTTTTTGAAGGTTGCGCGGCAAGGGGCAAGACTTCGGTGGGATGGTTCTTCGGCTTCAAACTACACCTGGTCATCAATGAGCGAGGAGAATTACTCAACGTCCAAGTGACGCCCGGAAATACCGATGACCGCCAACCTATAGTGGAGTTATGGCAAGACTTATGGGGTAAAGTCTTTGCCGATAAAGGCTATGTCTCACAATCTTTAGCCCAGCATCTTCAAGAGGAACATGAGGTGACCCTAATGGCTAAACCTCGTCGAAATATGAAGCATCATTTGATGGTTTATCAAGATAAACTTTTTGCTCGTAAGCGGGCTTTGATTGAGACAGTTATTGACCAACTGAAGAACATCTCACAGATTGAACATTCCCGACATCGCAGTCCCACAAACTTTTGTGTGAACTTGCTGTGTGGGCTGATTGCTTACTGCCATCAACCCAAAAAACCTTCTTTACAGCTTGATTAG
- a CDS encoding caspase family protein: protein MKCTGIMNSSRSERQVIIIDCCFSGAFPKGLNVKGDDATALDIKPDELGGKGRAILTSSTATKYSFAQENSELSIYTHYLLDGIRSGAADPDNDGWIGVDELFEYTSEKVTQESSAMTPQFYPVKEGYKILLARSLQDDPKLRYRKQVI, encoded by the coding sequence GTGAAATGCACTGGGATAATGAATAGTAGCAGGTCAGAAAGACAGGTGATTATTATAGACTGTTGTTTTAGTGGGGCGTTTCCGAAAGGCTTAAATGTTAAAGGTGATGATGCGACAGCGCTTGATATTAAGCCGGATGAACTGGGTGGCAAAGGTCGTGCGATTTTAACGTCTTCGACAGCGACGAAATATTCTTTTGCGCAGGAAAATTCGGAGTTATCGATCTACACGCATTATCTGCTGGATGGTATTCGTTCTGGGGCAGCGGATCCGGATAATGATGGTTGGATTGGGGTGGATGAGTTATTCGAATATACGTCTGAAAAGGTAACTCAAGAATCATCGGCAATGACGCCGCAATTTTATCCGGTGAAGGAAGGTTACAAGATTCTTTTGGCTCGCTCGCTTCAGGATGATCCGAAGCTGAGATATCGGAAGCAGGTGATCTAA
- a CDS encoding IS1 family transposase (programmed frameshift): protein MTIHCPQCNAQDIIKSGFAKNRQRFKCKQCNYQFTSFSKERGKPLWMKLEAVLMYMSGMSMNATAKILGVSAQSVLNWVRDSGEANYEKPTPESAVVVELDELWHFIQGEKNKLWVWKAYDRNTGRLIDWELGSRDSRTLGHLLERLSQWQITVYCTDNWKPYQQLLENHPDAFHAISKKETIAIERNNSDNRHWFARFHRRTKVVSKSKHMVDLSMALFAKFRVNGSIELLRNWRLTLLS, encoded by the exons ATGACAATTCACTGTCCCCAATGTAATGCTCAAGACATCATCAAAAGTGGATTCGCTAAAAATCGTCAACGATTTAAGTGTAAGCAGTGCAATTATCAATTTACAAGCTTTTCTAAAGAGCGGGGCAAGCCTCTCTGGATGAAATTAGAAGCTGTATTGATGTATATGAGTGGTATGTCAATGAATGCGACAGCCAAGATTCTCGGTGTATCAGCTCAATCAGTGCTCAATTGGGTAAGAGATTCCGGTGAAGCCAATTATGAAAAGCCCACTCCTGAGTCTGCTGTCGTGGTGGAGCTAGATGAGCTATGGCATTTTATCCAAG GAGAAAAAAACAAACTTTGGGTCTGGAAAGCATATGACCGTAATACTGGGCGACTCATTGACTGGGAATTGGGAAGTCGTGATAGTCGAACTTTAGGTCATTTACTAGAGCGGTTATCGCAATGGCAAATCACTGTCTATTGCACCGATAATTGGAAACCCTATCAACAGCTATTAGAGAATCACCCAGATGCTTTTCATGCCATTAGCAAGAAAGAGACAATAGCAATTGAGAGAAACAACTCAGACAATCGCCATTGGTTTGCTCGGTTTCATCGCAGGACGAAGGTCGTCTCTAAATCAAAACACATGGTGGACTTGAGCATGGCACTGTTTGCGAAATTTAGAGTGAATGGAAGTATTGAGCTACTGCGCAATTGGCGTTTAACATTACTCTCTTGA
- a CDS encoding ATP-binding cassette domain-containing protein codes for MAVLKVQNLTFQVPARTILQDISFELNEGDRLVLLGSSGSGKSTVLQMLNRLQSPTSGQLTFLDKPYAEYSPEELRQQINLVPQEAKLLGMQVKEVLLYPLTLQKLPKAEIQRRYLYWQEKLDIPEIWLDRNEALLSGGQKQWVAIARGLMLEPKILLLDEPTSALDIGRSKNLAETLLEYQAETKVPIIAATHELDFAKHLATHVIYLEKGRIITDATNADIDWKDLRERLLDVEKNSQADAW; via the coding sequence ATGGCAGTGCTAAAGGTGCAAAATCTTACGTTTCAGGTGCCAGCTCGCACAATTTTGCAAGATATTTCCTTTGAACTCAATGAGGGCGATCGCCTGGTGCTTTTGGGGTCATCGGGTTCTGGGAAAAGCACGGTTTTACAGATGCTAAACCGATTGCAATCACCGACTTCTGGGCAGCTAACTTTTCTGGATAAACCCTACGCAGAATATTCGCCAGAAGAGTTGCGCCAACAAATAAATCTTGTGCCACAGGAAGCGAAATTGCTGGGAATGCAAGTTAAAGAGGTGCTGCTTTATCCGCTCACCTTGCAGAAACTTCCAAAGGCAGAAATTCAGCGGCGATATTTATATTGGCAGGAAAAGCTTGATATCCCCGAAATCTGGCTCGACCGAAATGAAGCGCTGCTTTCCGGTGGTCAAAAACAATGGGTGGCGATCGCCCGAGGATTGATGCTGGAACCTAAGATTTTGTTATTGGATGAACCCACCTCAGCGCTGGATATTGGACGCTCAAAAAACTTGGCAGAAACTTTATTGGAATATCAAGCTGAAACTAAGGTTCCGATTATCGCGGCAACCCATGAGCTAGATTTCGCAAAACATCTGGCGACCCACGTAATTTACTTAGAAAAAGGTCGAATCATAACAGATGCAACAAATGCAGATATTGACTGGAAAGACTTACGCGAGAGATTGCTGGACGTGGAAAAGAATAGTCAAGCTGATGCTTGGTAG
- a CDS encoding RibD family protein → MSRPHLTAIVAMSADGKIADKGRSPARFGSAADKAHLETQIAAMDAVIFGANTLRAYGTSLSIRDPKLLAQRQQQGKPSQPIHFVCSASGVIAKDIRFFEQSIPRGLITTPQGKKAWENSNKFEQIIELDSLNNWLPILHQLKTQGIEKIGLLGGSKLIGSFVEQGLIDELFLTVCPIVLGGETAPTWCGGQGFLEASGLKLELLKSETVESEIFIHYRVVR, encoded by the coding sequence ATGAGTAGACCTCATTTAACGGCTATTGTCGCGATGAGTGCGGACGGAAAAATTGCGGATAAGGGGCGATCGCCTGCGCGGTTTGGGTCAGCAGCGGATAAGGCTCATCTAGAAACACAAATTGCGGCAATGGATGCGGTTATTTTTGGGGCAAATACGTTGCGGGCTTATGGCACGAGTTTGTCGATTCGAGATCCAAAATTATTGGCTCAACGGCAACAGCAGGGCAAACCTTCTCAACCAATTCATTTTGTTTGTTCTGCTTCCGGGGTGATCGCCAAAGATATTCGTTTTTTTGAGCAGTCTATTCCGAGAGGTTTAATTACAACCCCACAAGGAAAAAAGGCTTGGGAAAACTCCAATAAATTCGAGCAAATTATTGAGCTAGATTCTTTAAATAATTGGCTACCAATATTGCATCAACTTAAGACTCAAGGCATCGAGAAAATTGGGCTATTGGGTGGCAGTAAATTAATTGGCAGTTTTGTAGAGCAGGGTTTAATTGATGAGCTTTTTCTTACTGTTTGTCCGATTGTGCTTGGCGGAGAAACTGCTCCAACTTGGTGTGGTGGCCAAGGTTTTCTGGAAGCCTCTGGTCTCAAATTAGAATTATTGAAGTCAGAAACGGTCGAGTCAGAAATTTTCATTCATTATCGGGTGGTGCGATAA
- a CDS encoding DUF3531 family protein yields MEIQFREFNQFDLWIWVEFESVPSRNETQYVEELFDSWFYLGKLGGFNAENLQIQDTGVEVSYLDYDHDQADNAMMAPMHNMGDWEYLGMWGRCWFDLGTSDLVALDVLANAMTQLSKDFVPMKRMVIGGENPDWHVEREESESNGWYE; encoded by the coding sequence ATGGAAATTCAGTTTCGAGAGTTTAACCAGTTCGATTTGTGGATTTGGGTCGAGTTTGAAAGCGTCCCTTCCCGCAATGAAACGCAGTATGTGGAGGAATTGTTTGATTCTTGGTTTTATCTCGGCAAATTAGGTGGATTTAATGCGGAAAATCTCCAAATTCAAGACACTGGTGTGGAGGTTAGTTATTTGGACTATGACCACGACCAAGCGGATAACGCGATGATGGCTCCTATGCACAATATGGGAGATTGGGAATATCTCGGCATGTGGGGTCGTTGCTGGTTTGACCTCGGTACGAGCGATCTTGTTGCGCTGGATGTTCTCGCAAATGCGATGACTCAGCTCAGTAAGGATTTTGTGCCGATGAAACGCATGGTAATCGGTGGTGAAAATCCAGATTGGCACGTCGAACGTGAAGAGTCGGAAAGTAACGGCTGGTATGAGTAG
- a CDS encoding ABC transporter substrate-binding protein: MFKRWCCGVLLGVSLVAIAGCGSSSETNSAGSDGEPNVEFWTMQLQPKFTEYFNTLISEFETGQSDLSVRWVDVPWSAMESKILTAVSAKTAPDVVNLNPNFASQLASRNAWLNLDTVLTQEMRDRYLPKIWEANQIEGQTFGIPWYLTTRISFYNQDLLEQAGIAEAPKTYEELAAVAAEVKAKTDKYAFFATFVPGDSNEVLESMVQMGVTFIGEDGKAAFNTSEGIAAFQYWVDLYEQKLLPPEVLTQGHQHAIELYQAGETAIVNTSPEFIKSIQQNAPSIAEVSIPSDQITGSTGKKNVAVMNLVIPKDSPDQEEALEFALFVTNTENQLEFAKSANVLPSTVDAVDQYIASLEEESAEDLLSLARQVSAQQLGDAEILIPAQKNLTQLQKFIYENLQAAMLGQKSVEQAVEDAAAAWDSLPQ; encoded by the coding sequence ATGTTCAAACGTTGGTGTTGTGGGGTTTTGCTTGGGGTGAGCTTAGTGGCGATCGCCGGGTGTGGTTCATCATCTGAGACAAATTCTGCGGGTTCTGATGGAGAACCTAACGTTGAATTCTGGACAATGCAATTGCAACCGAAGTTTACAGAATATTTCAATACACTAATTTCGGAGTTTGAGACTGGACAATCCGATCTTTCTGTGCGTTGGGTAGATGTGCCATGGTCAGCGATGGAAAGCAAAATTTTAACGGCTGTTTCTGCAAAGACGGCTCCGGATGTGGTGAATCTCAACCCGAATTTTGCGTCGCAGTTAGCCAGTCGAAATGCTTGGCTAAATCTTGATACTGTGCTCACCCAAGAGATGCGTGATCGCTATTTGCCCAAGATTTGGGAAGCGAATCAGATCGAAGGACAAACGTTTGGAATCCCTTGGTATTTAACAACTCGCATCAGTTTTTATAATCAGGATTTACTTGAGCAGGCGGGGATTGCAGAGGCTCCCAAAACCTATGAAGAATTAGCAGCGGTTGCGGCTGAAGTGAAGGCAAAAACAGATAAGTATGCTTTCTTTGCGACCTTTGTGCCAGGGGATTCCAATGAGGTGTTGGAGTCGATGGTGCAGATGGGCGTAACGTTTATTGGAGAAGATGGTAAGGCTGCGTTTAATACGTCGGAAGGGATTGCCGCTTTTCAGTATTGGGTGGATTTGTATGAGCAAAAGTTGTTGCCACCAGAGGTTTTAACGCAAGGCCACCAACATGCCATTGAGCTTTACCAAGCGGGTGAAACGGCTATTGTGAATACCTCACCAGAGTTTATTAAGTCGATCCAACAAAACGCACCCAGCATTGCCGAAGTTTCGATACCGTCGGATCAAATTACGGGTTCAACTGGTAAAAAGAATGTCGCAGTAATGAATTTGGTGATTCCCAAGGATTCGCCCGATCAGGAAGAGGCGCTGGAGTTTGCGCTGTTTGTGACGAATACTGAAAATCAACTGGAGTTTGCCAAATCTGCAAATGTTTTACCTTCAACGGTAGATGCAGTGGATCAATACATTGCGAGTCTGGAAGAGGAATCGGCAGAGGATTTACTCAGTTTGGCGCGACAGGTGAGTGCGCAACAGCTCGGTGATGCGGAGATTTTAATTCCTGCTCAAAAGAATTTGACGCAACTTCAAAAGTTTATTTACGAAAATCTTCAGGCAGCAATGCTCGGCCAAAAATCTGTTGAGCAAGCGGTTGAGGATGCGGCTGCAGCTTGGGATAGTTTGCCTCAATAA